Proteins from a genomic interval of Aestuariirhabdus haliotis:
- the soxR gene encoding redox-sensitive transcriptional activator SoxR, with translation MDLSIGEVAKRSGVKVSALHFYEQKNLISSHRNSGNQRRYQRSVLRRIAVIKAAQQVGLSLQEISNALDSLPKNKAPTRQQWEKMSRAWYDDLEHRIQQLKALQEDLGGCIGCGCLSLENCSLRNPDDIRAQEHSGESLLTDPD, from the coding sequence ATGGATTTGAGTATCGGGGAAGTTGCCAAACGGTCGGGTGTAAAAGTCTCCGCCCTGCATTTTTACGAGCAGAAAAACCTGATCAGTAGTCACCGGAACTCCGGCAACCAGCGCCGCTACCAGCGCAGTGTGTTACGACGTATCGCGGTCATTAAAGCGGCGCAGCAAGTCGGGTTGAGCTTGCAGGAGATATCCAACGCGCTGGATTCGCTACCCAAAAACAAAGCCCCGACCAGACAACAGTGGGAAAAAATGTCTCGCGCCTGGTATGACGATCTGGAACACCGTATACAGCAACTGAAAGCCTTGCAGGAAGACCTGGGAGGCTGTATCGGCTGTGGTTGCCTGTCCCTGGAAAATTGCTCCCTGCGCAACCCGGATGATATCCGTGCCCAGGAGCACAGTGGTGAAAGCCTGCTAACGGACCCCGACTAG